One window from the genome of Trabulsiella odontotermitis encodes:
- a CDS encoding EAL domain-containing protein, producing the protein MMISKPTGMRYVFQPMFNREGKLIAVECLSRLDPLKHSGFSQVEQFFSAASPGLRQDILLEQIALVRRHQAWFQRHDVMVTLNIDEQTLMVLDNDFVAECVSELHCLHFEINEFSGTLIKHSPVTRAISEKYSFWLDDFGAGYAGFSALAVQPFRFIKTDKCLLWSLFEKKNGQELMSSLLRFFSANQHQVIVEGVETPAHRQWLEEMPWFALQGLLWRESSIETLMSHMPAPPLLKHVGYAFTSSAQE; encoded by the coding sequence ATGATGATCAGTAAACCTACCGGGATGCGCTACGTTTTTCAGCCGATGTTTAATCGTGAAGGAAAGCTGATCGCCGTGGAGTGCCTTTCGCGGCTCGATCCGCTGAAACACAGCGGTTTTTCACAAGTTGAGCAATTTTTTAGCGCCGCCTCCCCCGGTCTGCGTCAGGACATTTTGCTGGAGCAAATCGCGCTGGTTCGCCGCCACCAGGCGTGGTTTCAGCGTCACGACGTGATGGTGACGCTGAACATCGACGAACAAACGCTGATGGTGCTGGATAATGACTTTGTCGCCGAATGCGTGAGCGAACTGCATTGCCTGCATTTTGAGATCAACGAGTTCTCCGGCACGCTGATCAAACACAGCCCGGTCACCCGGGCGATCAGCGAAAAGTACTCGTTCTGGCTGGATGATTTCGGCGCCGGTTACGCCGGATTCAGCGCACTGGCGGTGCAGCCCTTCCGCTTTATCAAAACCGACAAATGCCTGCTGTGGAGCCTGTTTGAGAAAAAGAACGGCCAGGAGTTGATGTCTTCCCTGCTGCGTTTTTTCAGCGCTAATCAGCATCAGGTGATTGTGGAGGGCGTCGAAACGCCCGCCCATCGCCAGTGGCTTGAAGAGATGCCCTGGTTTGCGCTGCAAGGGCTGCTGTGGCGGGAGAGTAGCATTGAAACCCTGATGTCGCATATGCCCGCCCCGCCACTGCTGAAGCACGTTGGTTACGCGTTTACCTCCAGCGCGCAGGAATAG
- a CDS encoding fimbrial protein yields the protein MRFTQKLSRPGLILLTLLAASLPLKSFALSCKEAGTNSVKQVITLDKPIVVSTSSLTAGSLLWRSQIFTSTFKCEDTDGYPKGEDAYLYWDPTTLMQSIHKSLEVGVTYHSVDHKPSPSAKTLVGPGTTCRPNGFGGCRSPAQSQTVTVEYSVYIKATGQQPPQNGQITDNAQYALFQVDGVGGLNSRPNSNFRAYIAGLGNIRFISCNPQVTVVANNGTVVNFGKIPARNAVTGKIEKQVPFSVQANLTGAGQDCQGQTLMASFSTTYPTQDTTTILPTTNSGFGILISPADNPTSWIPLKTPVPLGYVNGSVISTNFLASLKWLSATPKEGVFNASANIDVTFK from the coding sequence ATGCGATTCACGCAAAAACTCTCCCGGCCAGGGCTTATCCTGTTAACCCTGCTCGCCGCCTCGCTGCCACTGAAAAGCTTCGCGCTCTCCTGCAAAGAAGCAGGCACCAATAGCGTGAAGCAGGTCATTACGCTGGACAAACCAATTGTGGTGTCAACCTCCAGCCTGACGGCAGGGTCACTGCTGTGGCGTTCGCAAATCTTCACGTCGACCTTTAAATGCGAAGACACCGACGGCTACCCGAAAGGCGAAGATGCTTATCTGTACTGGGATCCAACCACCCTGATGCAGTCGATCCATAAATCGCTGGAAGTGGGCGTCACCTACCATAGCGTGGACCATAAACCGTCGCCGTCGGCGAAAACGCTGGTCGGCCCGGGCACCACCTGCCGCCCGAACGGCTTTGGCGGTTGTCGATCGCCCGCGCAATCCCAGACAGTCACGGTAGAATATTCGGTCTATATCAAAGCCACCGGTCAGCAGCCGCCGCAGAACGGGCAGATCACGGATAACGCGCAGTATGCGCTGTTCCAGGTTGATGGCGTCGGCGGGCTCAACAGCCGTCCCAACAGCAACTTCCGCGCTTACATCGCCGGGCTGGGTAATATCCGTTTTATCTCCTGCAATCCGCAAGTCACCGTGGTCGCCAACAACGGTACGGTGGTGAATTTCGGCAAGATCCCGGCGCGTAACGCGGTGACCGGGAAAATCGAAAAACAGGTGCCGTTCTCGGTACAGGCAAACCTGACCGGCGCCGGGCAGGACTGTCAGGGGCAGACGCTGATGGCAAGTTTCAGCACCACCTATCCGACGCAGGACACCACCACTATTCTGCCAACCACCAACAGCGGTTTTGGGATTTTGATTTCACCGGCGGATAACCCCACCAGTTGGATCCCGCTGAAAACGCCGGTGCCGCTGGGCTACGTTAATGGCAGCGTGATTAGCACCAACTTTCTGGCCAGCCTGAAATGGCTGAGCGCAACGCCGAAAGAGGGGGTGTTCAATGCCTCCGCCAATATCGATGTGACGTTCAAATAA
- a CDS encoding fimbria/pilus outer membrane usher protein — translation MARAQKMATSPRRLASRIRCTLYVSAMPWLVTPFSYAEEQFNTSFIHGEDNVALVKDLANGDDILPGRYPFDIYINQKRVDHREIEFKKRQPDAPGTFCLSADDYREYGVLLPDAADSDACYDIVKHIPGSTLSWNAGLQELDISVPQTHMEPRPQGAISPRMYDDGINAAYVNYTFSGDHSRYTDGGSTRQGDYAFLSLNNGANLGAWRFRNNSTLSKQPGQNEEWHSVSSWAETDIVPWRSRLQIGQSNTSNDVFDSFQFRGVQIASIPEMLPDSLRGYAPVVRGVANTNARVEVRQNGYTVYSTMVPPGPFALTDIYPSTLSGDLAVTVIEADGARHSFSVPYSSVPNMLREGMWEYQFTAGKYHDGTSRYQPQFVQGTFSHGMRYDLTPYGGLLFAEHYRSGVLGVGSNLGVLGAASVDAAWSDTDLASGDSKRGASFRFLYAKALNELGTEFQLAGYRYSTSGYYDFSDAIAERASWANGFYRTQYYDQDNNPNGLPDWANQQRKYYDTQRYNNKRQRIQLSVNQHIAGASLYAILSRQNYWGTSAYDRTVQTGFSSTWSNVSYSVFYQNSRSNYGYSDNSVNLNLSIPFSVFDHNRDMTLSANLTHSKQSGDGYSTGLSGTLLDDNRMNYFLQTGHTQHGGDTSLANLGYQGSAGNIDVGHSYNARYQQTSLNVAGGVVMHAGGVTLSQPLQNTFVLVEAKNAQGVRLENQPGAAIDRFGYAVQTSAMPYRHNRVALRTSDIGNGLDIPLAAKDIVPTQRAIGKVVFETHTGQSLLIHSTLDNGESPLIGATIFNAQGSSIGIVGTQGKAYVSGVESGEKLRMKWGDNAGQSCMMTVPPLPPVDTDKPGGYQEVTLTCSIK, via the coding sequence ATGGCACGCGCTCAAAAAATGGCGACGTCACCACGACGTCTGGCTTCCCGCATCCGCTGTACGCTGTATGTTTCAGCGATGCCATGGTTAGTGACGCCCTTTTCTTACGCGGAAGAACAGTTCAATACCTCGTTTATTCACGGTGAAGATAACGTCGCGCTGGTGAAAGATCTGGCCAATGGCGATGATATTTTGCCGGGGCGTTATCCGTTCGATATCTATATCAACCAAAAACGCGTCGACCACCGTGAAATTGAATTTAAAAAGCGCCAGCCAGATGCGCCAGGCACATTTTGCCTGAGCGCGGATGATTATCGCGAATATGGCGTTCTGCTGCCGGACGCAGCAGACAGCGACGCCTGCTACGACATCGTTAAACATATTCCCGGCAGTACGCTCAGCTGGAACGCCGGCCTGCAGGAGCTGGATATTTCCGTTCCGCAAACCCACATGGAGCCGCGTCCGCAAGGGGCTATCTCGCCCCGCATGTATGACGACGGCATTAACGCCGCCTATGTGAACTACACCTTCAGCGGCGATCACAGCCGTTATACCGATGGCGGCAGCACCCGCCAGGGCGACTACGCGTTTCTCTCCCTGAACAACGGGGCAAACCTCGGCGCGTGGCGTTTTCGCAATAACTCGACGCTCTCCAAACAACCGGGGCAAAACGAGGAGTGGCACTCCGTCTCCAGTTGGGCGGAAACCGACATTGTGCCGTGGCGCAGCCGTTTGCAGATTGGTCAGAGCAATACCAGCAACGACGTGTTCGACAGTTTCCAGTTCCGCGGCGTGCAAATCGCCAGTATTCCCGAAATGCTGCCGGATAGCCTGCGCGGCTATGCCCCGGTGGTGCGCGGCGTGGCGAACACCAACGCGCGTGTTGAAGTGCGCCAGAACGGCTATACGGTTTACAGCACCATGGTGCCACCCGGCCCGTTTGCGCTTACCGATATCTACCCGAGCACGCTGAGCGGCGATCTGGCGGTGACGGTTATCGAAGCGGACGGCGCGCGCCACAGCTTTTCCGTCCCCTATTCATCCGTACCGAACATGCTGCGCGAAGGGATGTGGGAGTATCAGTTCACCGCCGGGAAATACCACGACGGCACCAGCCGCTATCAGCCGCAATTTGTGCAGGGCACTTTTTCGCACGGCATGCGTTATGACCTGACGCCGTACGGCGGTCTGCTGTTTGCCGAACATTATCGCTCCGGCGTGCTCGGCGTCGGCTCAAACCTCGGTGTGCTGGGCGCCGCCTCGGTGGATGCCGCCTGGTCAGATACCGATCTGGCCTCTGGCGACAGCAAGCGCGGGGCGAGTTTCCGTTTTCTCTACGCCAAAGCGCTGAACGAACTGGGAACCGAATTTCAGCTTGCCGGTTACCGCTATTCCACCTCCGGCTATTACGACTTTTCGGACGCCATTGCCGAGCGCGCAAGCTGGGCCAACGGCTTCTACCGCACGCAGTATTACGATCAAGATAACAACCCGAACGGCCTGCCGGACTGGGCAAACCAGCAACGCAAGTATTACGACACGCAGCGCTACAACAACAAGCGCCAGCGCATTCAGCTGTCGGTGAACCAGCACATCGCCGGCGCCTCGCTGTACGCCATCCTCAGCCGTCAGAACTACTGGGGTACCTCGGCCTACGACCGCACTGTGCAGACCGGCTTCAGCAGCACCTGGAGCAATGTCAGTTACAGCGTGTTTTACCAGAACAGCCGCAGCAACTACGGCTACAGTGACAACAGCGTAAACCTCAACCTGTCGATTCCGTTCAGCGTCTTTGACCACAACCGCGATATGACGCTGAGCGCCAACCTCACCCACAGCAAGCAGAGTGGCGATGGTTACAGCACTGGCCTGAGCGGCACACTGCTGGATGACAACCGCATGAATTATTTCCTCCAGACCGGACATACGCAGCATGGCGGCGACACCAGCCTGGCGAATCTCGGTTATCAGGGCAGCGCAGGCAATATTGACGTCGGTCACAGCTACAACGCGCGTTATCAGCAGACCTCACTGAACGTGGCGGGCGGCGTGGTAATGCATGCGGGCGGCGTTACCCTGTCGCAGCCGTTGCAGAACACCTTCGTGCTGGTTGAGGCCAAAAACGCGCAGGGCGTGCGTCTGGAAAACCAGCCGGGCGCCGCCATCGACCGCTTCGGTTACGCCGTGCAGACCTCCGCGATGCCATACCGCCACAACCGTGTCGCGCTGCGCACCTCGGATATCGGCAATGGTCTTGACATCCCGCTGGCGGCGAAAGACATCGTCCCGACCCAGCGCGCGATCGGCAAAGTGGTGTTTGAAACCCATACCGGCCAGAGCCTGCTTATTCACAGCACGCTCGATAACGGCGAGTCGCCGCTGATTGGCGCGACCATTTTCAATGCCCAGGGCAGCAGCATTGGTATCGTCGGCACCCAGGGGAAAGCGTATGTCTCTGGCGTCGAAAGCGGCGAGAAACTGCGAATGAAATGGGGCGATAACGCCGGGCAGTCCTGCATGATGACCGTGCCGCCGTTGCCGCCTGTGGATACTGATAAACCGGGTGGTTATCAGGAAGTCACCCTGACCTGCAGCATAAAATAA
- a CDS encoding fimbrial biogenesis chaperone, protein MKKQLASLLFLVSLQASAGIQVDETRVIYNGNEKSAALSIHNDTDETWMVQTWLDTGDASKTPNNLPMQVVPPILKLAGNKDAILRFIYSGSGLPADRETVYWINVQEIPPSAKQENVLQIAVRTRVKLFYRPASINTTLLKEAQALRWSKQGNTLRVTNNGPLHVTFGVVTLKGNGNKTWKVDADMVKPNGTLNIPLPAGASAATSLSFSFINDYGGHTDVKDARIQ, encoded by the coding sequence ATGAAAAAGCAACTGGCATCACTTTTATTTCTTGTGTCTTTACAGGCCTCGGCAGGTATTCAGGTCGATGAAACCCGGGTTATTTATAACGGCAATGAAAAATCCGCAGCCCTGTCTATTCATAATGACACGGACGAAACCTGGATGGTGCAGACCTGGCTTGATACCGGCGATGCCAGCAAAACGCCGAATAATTTACCCATGCAGGTTGTTCCCCCCATTCTGAAACTGGCCGGAAATAAAGACGCTATTTTGCGCTTTATCTATTCCGGCAGCGGATTACCGGCCGATCGTGAAACGGTTTACTGGATTAACGTGCAGGAAATTCCGCCATCGGCAAAACAAGAAAACGTGCTGCAAATTGCCGTCAGAACCCGCGTCAAATTATTTTATCGCCCGGCATCCATTAACACCACGCTGCTGAAAGAGGCGCAGGCACTGCGCTGGAGCAAACAGGGAAATACGCTGCGCGTGACCAACAATGGTCCGCTGCATGTGACGTTCGGCGTGGTGACGCTGAAAGGTAATGGCAACAAAACCTGGAAAGTCGATGCGGATATGGTCAAGCCAAACGGCACGCTGAATATTCCATTGCCTGCTGGCGCCAGTGCGGCAACCAGCCTGTCGTTCAGCTTTATCAACGACTATGGCGGTCATACCGACGTTAAAGACGCCCGCATTCAATAA
- a CDS encoding fimbrial protein: MNKILLPAAALILSATAMNAYAANGKVEFTGEIVKSTCNVVSGDQDKQVFIGKYPTTAFANIGDVTASKAFTISLEKCEQGDYSLRFDGQTVAGNPNLLSVDQAKGVGIEILDNNEKIIPINQTAGNDTAWVTITPSSQNASDGTATFNLKARYKSFDQVVEAGTANANANFTIEYK; this comes from the coding sequence ATGAATAAGATTTTGCTGCCCGCTGCTGCGCTGATCCTGTCAGCAACAGCGATGAACGCCTATGCAGCCAATGGTAAGGTTGAATTCACCGGTGAAATCGTGAAATCCACCTGTAATGTGGTCTCCGGCGATCAGGATAAACAGGTTTTCATCGGTAAATACCCGACGACCGCTTTTGCCAACATTGGCGACGTGACAGCGTCTAAAGCTTTCACCATCAGTCTGGAGAAATGCGAACAGGGTGATTACTCCCTGCGTTTTGACGGCCAGACTGTAGCAGGCAACCCGAACCTGCTGTCTGTGGATCAGGCGAAAGGCGTGGGTATCGAGATCCTCGATAACAACGAGAAAATTATCCCGATCAACCAGACCGCTGGCAACGACACAGCGTGGGTCACGATTACTCCGTCCTCACAGAACGCCAGCGATGGCACCGCGACCTTTAACCTCAAAGCACGCTACAAATCTTTCGACCAGGTGGTTGAAGCGGGTACCGCGAACGCCAACGCCAACTTTACCATCGAATACAAATAA
- a CDS encoding flagellar brake protein yields MDDAWVKQGLFEIIAILREAMKKGSRVDVRAKARTLATRILRLDSAGFLIPWHEELFKEGRTLSFAIHDYNAKYEFKTGKAKTITSNGINYLYIRFPNEINITQRRKHLRLFLANKHQFYCSGKFNNGVQYHYNIKDISHGGCALIVEDDERVASLCGSTLRNAVFDFGDIGTIVSDLHVINVKRIKEIADDESERFYIHLSCQFKRMNENTLRKLDNIIVKLLLEEKRLRRL; encoded by the coding sequence ATGGATGACGCCTGGGTTAAGCAGGGTCTGTTTGAAATTATTGCGATATTGCGCGAAGCCATGAAAAAGGGCAGTCGCGTGGATGTCCGGGCGAAAGCGCGGACCCTCGCCACCCGTATTCTGCGGTTAGACTCCGCAGGGTTTTTAATCCCGTGGCATGAAGAGTTGTTCAAAGAGGGGCGTACGCTCAGCTTTGCGATTCACGATTATAACGCCAAATATGAATTCAAAACCGGCAAAGCGAAAACGATTACCAGCAATGGCATCAACTACTTATACATCAGGTTTCCCAATGAGATAAATATCACCCAGCGGCGAAAACACTTGCGCCTGTTCCTTGCCAATAAACATCAGTTTTACTGCAGTGGTAAGTTTAATAATGGAGTGCAATACCACTATAATATTAAGGATATTTCCCACGGTGGTTGTGCGCTTATTGTCGAGGACGACGAGCGTGTCGCCTCATTGTGCGGCAGCACATTACGCAATGCCGTGTTTGATTTTGGTGATATCGGCACGATAGTGTCTGATCTCCATGTGATTAATGTCAAACGTATTAAAGAAATAGCCGACGATGAGAGTGAGCGATTTTATATTCATCTCTCGTGCCAGTTTAAGCGTATGAACGAGAATACGCTGCGCAAGCTGGACAATATCATCGTCAAATTACTCCTTGAAGAGAAGCGTCTGCGTCGGTTGTAA
- a CDS encoding helix-turn-helix transcriptional regulator translates to MKQIIVWSTMDFTGAGLQSAIAVSGLEPVFVCSMAALQFALRVYPTAPLFINLLGNDYTPTEKILWLNNHVDGFAEKQVALLLRRQHETLVPELLLLENCLIVTDNVRLVQLHETLLQLVVNQYRPYGDAPTAERGRLTQMEKSILRLLLQDADIRRASQQLEINYKTAQGHKMRAIRKLGFRNSAQLYKNLNGFRALAS, encoded by the coding sequence ATGAAACAAATTATCGTCTGGAGCACCATGGATTTTACCGGCGCCGGTCTCCAGTCTGCTATTGCCGTTTCCGGCCTCGAACCGGTATTTGTCTGTTCAATGGCTGCGCTGCAATTTGCTTTACGGGTTTATCCAACGGCGCCGCTGTTTATTAATCTTCTGGGGAATGATTACACGCCCACCGAAAAGATCCTCTGGCTGAATAATCATGTCGACGGGTTTGCCGAAAAACAGGTCGCGCTGCTGCTCAGGCGTCAGCATGAAACCCTGGTGCCGGAGTTGTTGTTGCTGGAAAACTGCCTGATCGTGACGGATAACGTTCGCCTGGTTCAGTTGCACGAAACGCTGCTGCAACTGGTGGTGAATCAGTACCGACCGTATGGCGATGCCCCGACAGCGGAACGCGGGCGCCTTACGCAAATGGAAAAAAGCATTCTGCGGCTGCTGTTGCAGGATGCGGATATTCGCCGGGCCTCGCAACAGCTGGAGATTAACTATAAAACCGCTCAGGGCCACAAGATGCGCGCCATTCGCAAGCTCGGCTTTCGCAACAGCGCGCAGCTCTATAAAAACCTGAACGGGTTTCGGGCGCTCGCCAGTTGA
- a CDS encoding aldo/keto reductase family oxidoreductase, translating into MSSVKKSGTYILGDREVYRLGYGAMQLAGPGVFGPPKDPGMAVKVLQAAVEAGVNHIDTSDFYGPHVTNQLIRKALHPYPASLCIVTKVSARRNDKGDWIPAMSPAELTQAVEDNLRNLGLEALDVVNLRSMLDVHGPAEGPLEEPLDTLITLKKRGLIRHIGLSNVTAKQVADAQKMTPVACVQNFYNVANRQDDALIDALAAQNIPYVPFFPLGGFTPLQSGELNEVAAKLGATPMQVALAWLLQRSPNILLIPGTSSLGHLQENLAAADLQLPDWALTALDNIKP; encoded by the coding sequence ATGTCGAGCGTGAAAAAATCTGGTACGTATATTTTGGGCGATCGTGAAGTGTATCGCCTGGGCTATGGCGCGATGCAACTGGCAGGACCTGGCGTATTTGGTCCGCCGAAAGACCCCGGGATGGCGGTGAAAGTATTACAGGCGGCGGTGGAAGCCGGTGTTAACCATATTGATACGTCTGACTTTTACGGTCCGCACGTCACCAACCAGCTGATTCGCAAGGCGCTGCATCCTTATCCGGCGTCGCTGTGCATCGTCACGAAAGTCAGCGCCCGCCGCAATGACAAAGGCGACTGGATCCCCGCCATGTCACCCGCCGAACTGACGCAGGCTGTGGAAGATAATCTGCGGAACCTGGGTCTTGAGGCGCTGGACGTGGTGAATCTGCGCAGCATGCTTGATGTTCACGGCCCGGCTGAGGGACCGCTGGAAGAGCCGCTGGATACGCTGATCACCCTGAAGAAACGCGGGCTGATTCGCCATATCGGGCTCAGCAACGTGACGGCAAAACAGGTAGCAGATGCGCAGAAAATGACGCCTGTCGCCTGTGTGCAGAACTTCTACAACGTGGCGAACCGTCAGGACGACGCACTGATTGATGCGCTGGCCGCGCAGAATATTCCTTACGTGCCGTTCTTCCCGCTCGGCGGCTTTACGCCGTTGCAGTCCGGGGAGTTGAATGAGGTGGCGGCGAAGCTTGGCGCGACGCCGATGCAGGTGGCGCTGGCGTGGCTGTTGCAGCGTTCGCCTAACATCCTGTTGATACCGGGGACGTCGTCGCTGGGGCATCTGCAGGAAAACCTGGCGGCGGCCGATCTCCAGCTACCGGACTGGGCATTAACCGCACTGGATAACATCAAACCGTAA
- a CDS encoding amino acid permease — translation MSKIWSKEETLWSFALYGTAVGAGTLFLPIQLGSAGSLVLLITALVAWPLTYWPHRALCQFILSSNTPVNIGITGAVSHYYGKKIGSLITTLYFIAFFVVVLIYAVAITNSLTEQLAKHQPVTTAVRVMVSAGVVLVLNLIFLMGRHITLKVMGFLVFPLIAYFLFLSLWLTGSWQPQLLAGQMEFTAHTLHQVWISIPVMVFAFSHTPIISTFAIDRREKYGDQAMGKCKKIMKVAYLIICLSVLFFVVSCLLSIPVNYIESAKHEGVTILSALSMMPDSPGWLALSGIIVAVVAMSKSFLGTYFGVIEGASEIVKTSLNPFGVHKSRAFNRAVSILLVSGITFVVCCINPNAISMIYAISGPLIAMILFIMPTLSTYLIPSLKPYRSVGSLITLIVGILCVSVMFFG, via the coding sequence ATGTCTAAGATTTGGTCTAAAGAAGAGACTCTCTGGAGTTTTGCCTTATATGGCACCGCTGTGGGGGCCGGCACGCTTTTCCTGCCCATTCAGCTTGGGTCCGCCGGGAGCCTTGTCCTGCTGATTACCGCGCTTGTCGCCTGGCCGCTGACGTACTGGCCGCACCGTGCACTGTGTCAGTTTATTCTCTCCTCAAACACGCCTGTTAATATCGGGATCACCGGCGCGGTGAGCCACTATTACGGCAAAAAAATCGGCAGTCTGATTACAACGCTTTATTTCATCGCCTTTTTCGTGGTGGTGCTGATCTACGCTGTCGCGATCACCAATTCACTCACTGAGCAACTGGCAAAACATCAGCCGGTCACTACCGCCGTGCGGGTGATGGTGAGCGCAGGCGTGGTGCTGGTGCTGAATCTGATCTTCCTGATGGGTCGCCACATCACCTTGAAAGTGATGGGTTTTCTGGTATTCCCGTTGATTGCCTATTTTCTGTTTTTGTCGCTCTGGCTGACCGGTAGCTGGCAGCCGCAATTGCTGGCAGGGCAGATGGAATTTACTGCGCACACGCTGCACCAGGTCTGGATCTCGATTCCCGTGATGGTTTTTGCTTTTAGCCATACGCCCATCATTTCCACTTTCGCTATTGATCGGCGGGAAAAATATGGCGATCAGGCCATGGGTAAATGCAAAAAAATCATGAAAGTGGCGTACCTGATCATCTGCCTGAGCGTGCTGTTCTTCGTGGTGAGCTGCCTGCTGTCGATTCCGGTGAACTACATCGAGTCGGCAAAACATGAAGGGGTGACTATCCTTTCCGCGCTGTCGATGATGCCGGACTCCCCCGGCTGGCTGGCGCTGTCGGGAATTATCGTGGCGGTGGTGGCTATGTCGAAATCGTTCCTCGGCACCTACTTTGGCGTGATTGAAGGCGCCAGCGAAATTGTCAAAACGTCACTTAACCCGTTTGGCGTGCATAAAAGCCGGGCGTTCAACCGCGCGGTTTCCATCCTGCTGGTTTCGGGGATCACCTTCGTGGTGTGCTGCATCAATCCGAACGCCATCTCGATGATTTACGCCATCAGCGGGCCGCTTATCGCCATGATCCTGTTTATCATGCCGACGCTTTCAACGTACCTGATCCCGTCGCTGAAGCCTTACCGCTCCGTGGGCAGCCTGATTACGCTTATCGTCGGCATTCTCTGCGTGTCGGTGATGTTCTTCGGTTGA
- a CDS encoding acetyl-CoA C-acetyltransferase: MKDVVIVGALRTPIGCFQGALSRHSAVELGSVVVKALVERTGIAPTTIDEVILGQVLTAGTGQNPARQSAIKGGLPNTVSAITINDVCGSGLKALHLATQAIQCGEADVVIAGGQENMSRAPHVLTDSRTGARLGNSQLIDSLVHDGLWDAFNDYHMGVTAENLAREYGISRELQDAWALSSQQKARLAIDSGRFRDEIVPVMTTPERGAPRLIDTDEQPQTDASAEGLARLLPAFEQCGSVTAGNASSINDGAAAVLMMSESKAQELNLPVLARIRAFASVGVDPALMGIAPVHATRRCLERAGWHLNDVDLIEANEAFAAQAISVGRMLEWDERRVNVNGGAIALGHPIGASGCRILVSLVHEMVKRDARKGLATLCIGGGQGVALAVERE; this comes from the coding sequence ATGAAAGATGTCGTTATCGTCGGTGCGCTGCGAACGCCCATCGGTTGTTTTCAGGGCGCGCTGTCGCGCCATTCCGCCGTTGAACTGGGCAGCGTGGTGGTGAAAGCGCTGGTTGAGCGTACCGGAATCGCCCCCACGACTATCGATGAAGTGATCCTGGGTCAGGTCCTGACGGCCGGTACCGGGCAGAACCCTGCGCGTCAGTCTGCCATCAAAGGCGGACTGCCAAATACCGTTTCTGCCATCACCATTAACGATGTCTGTGGCTCGGGGCTGAAAGCATTGCATCTCGCGACACAGGCGATCCAGTGTGGCGAAGCGGATGTGGTCATCGCTGGCGGGCAGGAGAACATGAGCCGCGCGCCGCATGTGCTCACTGACAGCCGGACCGGTGCGCGACTCGGCAACAGCCAGCTTATCGACAGCCTGGTACATGATGGCCTGTGGGATGCGTTCAACGACTACCATATGGGCGTTACGGCGGAAAACCTGGCGCGCGAATACGGCATCAGCCGCGAACTGCAGGATGCCTGGGCGCTCAGCTCGCAACAAAAAGCCCGGCTGGCGATCGATTCCGGCCGTTTTCGCGATGAGATCGTACCGGTCATGACCACGCCGGAACGTGGCGCGCCACGGTTGATTGATACCGACGAACAACCACAAACCGATGCCAGCGCCGAGGGGCTGGCGCGGTTGTTACCGGCTTTCGAACAATGTGGTTCGGTGACAGCGGGTAACGCCTCGTCGATTAATGACGGCGCGGCGGCGGTGCTGATGATGAGCGAAAGCAAAGCACAGGAGCTGAATCTGCCGGTACTGGCGCGGATCCGCGCCTTTGCCAGCGTCGGCGTTGATCCGGCCCTGATGGGGATCGCCCCCGTCCATGCCACCCGCCGCTGCCTCGAACGCGCAGGCTGGCACCTTAACGACGTTGATCTGATCGAAGCTAACGAAGCCTTTGCGGCGCAGGCGATCTCGGTCGGCAGAATGTTGGAATGGGACGAACGGCGGGTGAATGTGAATGGCGGCGCTATTGCGCTGGGCCACCCGATTGGCGCCTCCGGCTGCCGCATCCTGGTGTCACTGGTGCATGAAATGGTGAAACGGGATGCGCGTAAAGGTCTTGCCACGCTGTGTATCGGCGGCGGACAGGGCGTGGCGCTGGCGGTTGAACGCGAATAA